Proteins from a genomic interval of Juglans regia cultivar Chandler unplaced genomic scaffold, Walnut 2.0 Scaffold_204, whole genome shotgun sequence:
- the LOC109006444 gene encoding BOI-related E3 ubiquitin-protein ligase 1-like — protein MAVEARHMYRFPSQSLTNRGFIKPNQGNADIYSAQMYSGLPLAGTMPEGLPPFTQSVDYNLGSAKTFINKADSGLSYSIPDHRKRPTDSINELSALTVPQKRTKLSGLPSFVDRDIIFQAQQQQQGEIDCFFAQYAEKLSSKLEEQKRMLVSAFQENFTKKLKEKEEEIQRMGKLNWALQERVESLWVENQIWRDLAQTNEAMANSLRNDLEQVLAHVSKDSDAESSCGSNDMGGQCGAADEGGQEAETMKDKAVVGGDGDRMCRQCRVRESRVLLLLCRHLCLCTTCGSNLRSCPVCHSVINASVHVDFS, from the exons ATGGCAGTTGAAGCTCGGCATATGTATCGATTTCCTTCTCAGTCACTCACAAATAG AGGTTTTATCAAGCCTAATCAAGGAAACGCCGATATATACAGTGCCCAGATGTATTCTGGGCTGCCTTTGGCAGGCACAATGCCTGAAGGGCTCCCACCTTTTACCCAATCCGTAGATTACAATCTGGGTTCGGCTAAAACGTTCATCAATAAGGCTGATAGCGGGCTCTCCTACAGTATCCCTGATCATAGAAAGCGTCCCACGGATTCGATCAATGAGCTCAGTGCTCTGACAGTCCCTCAAAAGAGAACCAAGTTATCTGGGTTGCCATCTTTTGTCGACCGGGACATTATCTTCCAGgctcaacaacaacaacaaggaGAGATCGATTGCTTCTTTGCCCAATAT GCAGAAAAGTTAAGTTCGAAACTTGAGGAGCAAAAAAGAATGTTGGTGTCGGCATTCCAGGAAAACTTCACGAAGAAACtgaaagaaaaggaggaagagATTCAGAGAATGGGAAAGCTGAATTGGGCCCTTCAGGAAAGAGTGGAAAGCCTGTGGGTGGAGAACCAGATTTGGAGGGACTTGGCGCAGACGAACGAGGCCATGGCCAACAGTCTACGAAACGATCTAGAGCAAGTGCTGGCGCACGTGAGCAAGGACAGCGACGCGGAGTCTAGCTGCGGCAGCAACGATATGGGGGGGCAGTGCGGTGCGGCGGATGAAGGCGGACAGGAGGCGGAGACGATGAAGGATAAGGCGGTGGTCGGCGGCGACGGGGACAGAATGTGTAGGCAGTGTAGGGTGAGGGAGTCGAGGGTGTTGTTACTACTGTGCAGGCATCTATGCCTCTGTACCACGTGCGGGTCCAATCTCCGCAGTTGTCCAGTATGTCATTCTGTCATCAATGCTAGCGTGCATGTGGATTTCTCCTAg